The DNA region GCCAGAAAAATTTCAGCCATCACGTTACCTTAAAGGCCGCGAATTTCTATCGTTTGCGTTATCATACTACAACAAAAAACTCGACAGTGCGAAGGCAGACGATATGGCGCGTGCATTTGATTTGCGCCCTGAAATGCTCAATTCCCGTGTGGGTGCGTACTCAAAAGGCATGGGGCAAAAACTTGGTTTGCTCAGTGCATTTATGGCAGATGTGCCTTTTTTGATTTTGGATGAGCCAATGAGCGGACTTGACCCCAGCGCACGCATAAAGTTAAAACGCATGTTGTTAGATGCGCGCAAAAATGGCGCCAGTATCTTTTTTAGCTCGCATATCCTGTCGGATATTGATGAAATTTGCGACCGTATAGGTATTATCCACGGCGGTGAGTTGATTTATATTGGTACGCCTCAAGCATTTAAAGAAGCCTATAATAATGCATCGCTCGAAATTGCATTTTTAAAGGCTATTGGTGCAGAAGCAGAAACAAACCCCGAAGCGGCATAATTAATTTTCGCCGTTATCGATGCTAAAGTGGTGGCGTGTTACTTCACTTTCTGCTCCGGTGGCCCCAGGTTTTTCCATTTTAATATGACGAATTTGCAGCTTGAGGTTGGCAGGGTTATCCGCTTCCTGAATGGCCACTTCTTCTGAGATTTCACCGGCGCGGTACAAATCAATTAAGGCTTGCTCAAATGTTTGCATACCAAGGCTGCGACTCTTTTCCATAATTTCTTTGATTTCTTTTGGTTTTCCCTCTTCAATCAAGTTGCGAATCAAACCTTGGTTGAGCATCACTTCTGATACGACGCTACGGCCACCACCTTTAAGTTTCTTCACTAAGCGTTGCGATAAGATGCCACGCACATTGAGAGATAAATTGAGCAAAAGCTGCTGGTGCTTTTCCTCAGGAAAGAAATTCACAATACGCTCAATGGCTTGGCTGGCATTTTTTGCGTGGAGGGTTGCCAGCACCAAGTGTCCGGTTTCCGAAAAATTTACAGCATGTTCCATAGTCTCGCGATCACGAATCTCACCAATCAATACAACATCGGGGCATTGACGCAGGGCGTTTTTGAGGGCAAGGCCATAGGAATAGGTATCGATGCCAACATCGCGCTGCGAAATAATGCAGCCTTGATGGCTATGTACAAATTCAATGGGATCTTCAATGGTAATAATATGCCCGTGGCCATAGGTGTTGCGATAACCCAACATGGCGGCAAGCGATGTGCTTTTGCCCGATCCTGTAGGGCCTACAACTACTACCAAGCCGCGCTTTTCCATCACTAATTGGCCATAAGCCTTTGGAAGTTTTAGGGAATCGAGCGTTGGAATATCTGTTTGAATGCGGCGAATAACAACTGCGGTATGTTGTTGTTGTTTAAAGGCATTCACACGAAATCTTGCGCGATCGTTCCAGTTGATGGCCGTGTTCATTTCCATTGTGGCTTCAAACTCATCGAGCTTATCTTCATCGATAATGTCACTTAGTAGCTTGTCTAAGTCTTCGTCAGAAAGCAGAGTGTCGCCCAACGGCGAAATTTCATCGTTAATGCGCAAGCATGGTGGGCAGCTATAGGTGAGATATATATCTGAGGCTTTCTGTTCGATAGCCATTTGAAATAATATATCTGCCTGTTTATAATCCATGCAATCCTCAATAAGTGCTTAAAATTAGTAGTTTAGAACGAGTTATTGTCTGATCCAAAGCCGCTGCTAGTACGCGGAGATTGGGATGGCCGCTGAGGTGCTGGTGCGGCTGCCGCCGTAGCCTTTGGTGGGGTTGCACCGGTGGTGGCATTTGTTTTATTTGCGGCAAGATTGGTAAGCTCGTCATTGTCGTCACTATCATCGGCGCCTGCTGCGGCAATGGCAGATTTTGCATCGGCTTTAGTGATCACGTTTTCTTCTACCAATTTATATACTGCGTCTTTAAGTGTACACATACCAACGCGGCTACCAATTTGCATAAGCGAGGCAATCTGTGGAGTTTTTGCTTCGCGAATTAGATTGCGGATTGCCGGAGTGGCCAACAAAATTTCGTGCGCAGCCACACGTCCGGTACCATCGGCTTTTTTGAGGAGTGTTTGTGTAATTACCGCCTGCAATGATTCAGATAACATCGCACGAATCATTTCCTGATTATCGGCGGGGAATACGTCGATAATACGGTCGATAGTTTTAGGGGCAGAGTTGGTGTGCAATGTACCCATTACCAAATGGCCGGTTTCTGCGGCGGTAATAGCAAGTTGAATCGTTTCTAAATCGCGCATCTCGCCCACCAAAATCACATCGGGATCTTCGCGCAATGCGGATTTGAGAGCGCGGGCGAAAGATTTAGTGCTGGCACCTACTTCACGTTGGTTAATTAATGATTGCTTAGATTGATGCACAAACTCCACCGGATCTTCTACGGTAAGAATATGTCGGGGCTGATCGGAGTTAATTAAGTCTACCATTGCAGCCAGAGTAGTGGATTTACCGGATCCGGTAGGTCCTGTTACCAAAATAAGGCCTTTGTGCAGTTTGGTTAGCTTTTTTAAAATTTCTGGCGCACCCAGCTGATCGAGCGTAAGAATTTTTGTAGGAATATCCCGAAACACCGCCGCAGGGCCGCTAATGGTATTAAATGCATTGACACGAAAACGCATATTATTAGAAAAAGAAATCGAAAAATCTATTTCAAAATCCCGCTCATAATCAGCCCGTTGCTGCTCAGTCATGATAGAATATATAAGGTTCTTAATATCATCTGCGCTTAATGGCGGCAGCTTCATGGGCATCATATCGCCATGAATACGGATAATGGGAGGGGAATTGGAGGTGATATGAAGATCAGAGCCGTTATTTTTCTGTGTGAAAAGGAGCAGTTCGGTAATTTCCATACGATTCTCCGCAGGCAGGGTTGCGCAATAAAAGCAGTGCCAAGAAAAGTTATGGTATCACTTTTTGTTGCTTAAGAAAATGGCGCGATTACGAATTGTTACAATATCTTCTGGTAGCGTGGCGCCATTGCGATAATCTTCTATTAATTCTACATACATATCTGCAGCTTCGCTGCTTTTGCCCATGCTGTCGAGTGTAACCGCAAGATTGTATTTATACGACGTATTGTCTGGCGAAAGCTCAATGGCGCGAACAAGCTTTTTTACCGCCATATTGTGATCGCCGATTTTATTATAAACAATACCAAGCTGTGCTGGGATTGGGCTGAAATCCGGGTTTTCTGTTTCCAGTTGCTCTAGTTCCTCAATAGCTTCCTGTGGGGATTCATTACTGATAAGCGCCATGAAATTATTTAGAGCCTCGCGATGGGTTGGATTGGCTTTGAGAAGCTGGCCATATAGGTCGCGAGATTCTTCGATTTGCCCCATGCGTTGATAGGTTGTTGCCAGACCAAACAATGCCATTTGGTTTTCTGGCTCGGCGCGTAATGCTTCCTTATAGTAGCCAGCAGCAATAGCTTCATGCCCGGCAATAAGATTTTCATAACCTTGCTCAAGGTAGCTGTATACATTGACATCCGCTTTGCGAATTTCAATTTTCATGCCCATTTCTTCATGGCTACGCACATCAATTTGCGGAATGTTCCCTGCGGCAGGGTCAGTGCGTTTAATAATAACGGGTTTGGGTGTGCGTGTGACGAGTTTTGTATCAATGCCGGATGGAGTTTTAGCAATTATGTCGCGTGACTGCTGCGATAACCGCGGTGGGTCCGAGACCGTAACACTATCTACAGTTGCCGCTTGCACTATCGCCAAATCTTCTGGCGTAGCTAAGGGGCTATGTATTTCTGTGTTGCTCTCATTGTTTTTAATCACAACAACACGTTCTGGTGCAGAAGCTGTATGAGGAGGAACGGTGCTACCGTAATCTTCTATCACAACATCTATATTGGCATCGTCCGTAAAATCCGGCTCTTTTAATATTACTACTTCTGAGCGCTCTGTCGAAGGAGCAGGTAATGAAGGCGTATTGAAAGGTGGCGCATTTTTCCATGGTAATTCTTCGGGGGGCAGGGCTGGGGTGACAACTGGCCGTGTAGAGGAGGGTAAGGCTGGCAAAGTATCTTCTACAGCTGCATAGGATTCAGGCTCAACGGTTTTCATAGGCGGCGGCGTTAATATTATTGCTTCAGGTTCAGCCGCTGCAACGTCGAGATATTGCATATCATTTCGCCACGGAAATGTATCATCCGGCGCTAGTGTTATAATATTTTCTGGTGGCATTTCTGCCATCGCTTCAGGTTCAACAGCTTTCATTGGCGGCGGCGTTAATTTGACTACTTGATGCTGCACCGCGTTGTCTAAAGGAGCCGAACTAGTAGTAGCTAAAGGATTATTGCGCGGTGTTTTGCGTTGTACTTCGGCGGGCGGCATGCTCACGATTGCAGGAGCTTGTGCTATGCTTTGTGACTCTGAAACGCTCGCAGGGGCAATATCTTCCTGACGAGGGCGTGCCACTGAAGGATGCATCATTTGTGGGGGTGCAATCCATTCCGGCTCTGGCGCAATCACCACCACTGGCGGGGAAGCAACAGCCTGTGGCTCGGTCATGGCCGAAGACGTTACACTGCGCGGGGTAATCATCTTGGGTGTTTCATGATACGTGGCAGATGGCAATGGTTGCGCATCGGCTACCGAAGGAAAGTTGGGTTTAGGATAATAGGGTCTCTGCCGATGTTGAGGGGTTGCATAGCGCAATGTAGCAGGGGTAGAAGCGCGATGATTGGGTGGGTTTATACTTTCGTTAATATGCGGATCTATCAGGCGGCGCGGCGATGGTAAATCGCTTGTAAGGCTAAGGGGGGCGCGAATTTCATAGCGTGGTAATGCAGGAAGTTTGGATTTGTTTTTTGCGGTTGTTTCTGCCGTGGTGGTATTGCCAGTTCGCGAACGAGTGCGAGTGCCTGGCAATATATATTGTCCTCTATATTGCCCACTATAAGGAGAAGAATTGCTTAGCGGTGGAGGAGGGGGAGCAGTAGTAAACTCATGTAGGCTTTGCGCCTGAGCGGATGTAGTTGCCATTAAAGTGAGTGTCAGGCTCGCCACCGCCGCCTTATGGCAGGTAAAATATAGTAGGTCAGAGTGCTTAATATGTTTCCGCATGCAGTGAGTTACCAGACTAAACCTAGATGCCCCGCGTGTAAAAAACGCTATATATATTAATATTACCTATACTTTGTCTAAAGCATATTAACCCGCATTGCACGTAAAAATTCTTATAAAGCTCAAATAATTGTGGATAAAAGCGCGAAATGTATCTTAGCTGTTTTGGCACAAGCTTTGCATAGCTTATAGGCAGCTAGTAAAGACTACGTAGTTTGGGAGGACATGTAGATGATAGAAAAAACCTCAACATTAACCGGCAACCTATTGATTGGTTGTGTAATTTTATTCTCGGCATTAATATTTTCTTCGGCGCGCGCTGATGAAACACAACGGAAATTTTTGCCGCTTACATCCGCTAGCGGCGGCAATGCAAATTCTACACGACAATTTATACCTATCCGTTCGCTTAAACGTGAAGCCACCACAATAAAAATGATTGCACTCAATGGCAGCACAGCAAATAAGACATGGCGACTAAGCGATATGAAGTCAAAAGCAACTCCTATGCAGCATGCTATGAAAAAAGAGGTGCCAGACAACATAAAACTGGCTATGGCGACAGGGCGCTTGCCGCGCATGGATGATAATCACACACAAATTCCACGGGCAGGAGATAAGCAAGAAATGATCGCAGCCGCGCTTGCTCCGGTAATGGAATTACACAAAAACGCGCAACAGGCACAAGAAGATGAAAGTACCGATATTCGCGATGCAGGAAAAGCCATTGCCGAAAAACTCCCCGCAGCAATACAAGACGCTGTGGATGAAGCTATCGCTCATGTGTGGCCGGTGGCAGATGCGCATTACCGGATTAGTTCTCCCTATGGCTATCGCAAACACCCGGTAACAGGGAAGCACAGCTTTCATGCGGGCATAGACATTCCAGCCCCAATGGGAACCAATGTGCTGGCAGCAGTGGATGGCAATGTGGCCGCTGTAGGTGAGCATCCGCGCTTGGGGCGCTATGTAAAAGTGACACATAATGATGGAACATATAGCCTGTATGGCCACTTACAAAAATGGAACACTCAGCGTGGAAAAGCGGTGAAAGCGGGCGATGTGATAGGAAAAGTAGGCTCCACAGGGCGCAGTACCGGCCCCCATCTGGATTTCTCGATACGCAGGGACGGAAAATCGTTTAACCCGATGACGGTGCTTTCTAATATTTTAGATGAAAAAAAGCTGGCATTGAATAAATAACTGGCTACAAAAGGGGCATGCATTATTATAAATATCTCAGCCCAGTAATTTTCCGGTTTTCGCCAGAAGTGGCGCATAATTTAGCTCTGCATGCGTTGAAACACGGCTTTGTTCCTCCGCAACGTGCTATAGATCATCCGGCGTTGCGTATGCAGGTAGGCGGCGTGTCGTTTCGTAATCCGCTAGGGCTTGCTGCTGGTTTTGACAAAAATGGCGAAGTGGCCGCCGCATTATTCGATCAGGGGTTTGGATTTATCGAAGCTGGGAGCGTTACTCCGCAACCACAGGAGGGAAATGCCAAGCCACGTATGTTTCGATTGCGCGAAGACGAAGCGCTAATCAACCGCCTTGGGTTTAATAACGAAGGGGTGGATGCTGTAAAGCTTCACCTCGCTAAGCAACGCAAACGACTTGATAAAGCTCGTCTTAGTGGCGGCGCGCTGGGCGTCAATATTGGGAAAAACAAAACAAGTGAAGATGCTGTTGCCGATTATCTAAGCATGTTTGATGCCGTAAGTGGTATTGCGGATTATATTACTGTAAATATCTCCTCGCCGAACACTGAAGGCTTGCGAGACCTGCAAGAGGCCAGCGCTTTAGGGCAATTGCTGGACGCATTATGTAATCGCCGCGAACAACTGAGTGTGAACGTGCCATTATGGTTGAAAATTGCACCAGATTTGACCGATGAGCAAAGCGAAGCCGTTGCACAAACGGTAAAAAATTATCCTATAGATGCACTGGTTATTAGCAACACTACCACAGAGCGCCCCGCCAGCCTGATAGGGCAGCACAAAGCAGAGCAGGGTGGACTTTCTGGTAAGCCTTTAATGATTCCCTCCACCGCACGGCTGCGCTTGTTTTATAAACTTGTTGGCGATCAGATTCCTTTGGTTGGTGTAGGTGGAATCGCCAGCGCAGAAGATGCTTATGCCAAAATACGCGCAGGTGCTTCGCTCGTGCAGCTTTATACCGCATTGGCCTATCAGGGCTTTGGTCTGGTGCGCGATATTAATGCAGGGCTGCTGGATCTGCTAAAACAAGATGGCTACAGCCATATTAAAGAAGCTATCGGCGCTCACGCAAAATAACCTGATAATGAAATGCTACATCAGGTGTTTTTTCAAAAACTCACCGGCAATGGTTATGCCCTCGGGATCAATGCCATGTTCCAGCCCTTGGCGGGCATGTGCTTCTACAGAAACATTCGCCGCTTCGAGTCCTTGTTTGGCGGCATCCATGGCTTCGAAAGTAACAACGGGGTCGTCTTCGCCATGAATCAAGCACACAGGGGGACGTGAAACAATTTCTGCCCCCAGCATTTCGGGAGCAATTAATGCGCCGGAATATCCAACAACCGCCGCGCAGCATTGCGGGCGACGCAGGGCGGTATAAAGCGCCATCATTGTGCCTTGTGAAAAACCGATAAGTGCCATGTCCTCATCGTGCAGTCCTAATATTTCTAACTGACGATCAAGGAAATGGTTTAATATAGGTGCAGATTGTTCTACGCCTGCCAGCATTGCCGTATAAGCGCGATCTTGCAGGCTAAACCACTGAAAGCCAAACGGCGCCATATCACACGGCTCTGGCGCGTTGGGAGAAACAAATTGCGCATCGGGCAGCACTTGCCCAAAAACCTGCCCTAACGAAATAAGGTCTTCGCCATCGGCGCCTAAGCCATGCAGAAAAACAACAAGTTTTTTTGCGCGCCCACCCGAAAGAGGTTTGATAACAGATCCGGTGAGGGTTTGGATATTTTGTGTCATAATAATAAAAAACCTTTATGCGTCACGCTTATTCATAAAACCGTAACAATTTTACTATAGGATGTATAGTGTAGTAGTACCGCACCAAAATGTGCAGTAAAGAGAAAATATGGCCTTTAATATGA from Alphaproteobacteria bacterium includes:
- a CDS encoding tetratricopeptide repeat protein, which produces MRKHIKHSDLLYFTCHKAAVASLTLTLMATTSAQAQSLHEFTTAPPPPPLSNSSPYSGQYRGQYILPGTRTRSRTGNTTTAETTAKNKSKLPALPRYEIRAPLSLTSDLPSPRRLIDPHINESINPPNHRASTPATLRYATPQHRQRPYYPKPNFPSVADAQPLPSATYHETPKMITPRSVTSSAMTEPQAVASPPVVVIAPEPEWIAPPQMMHPSVARPRQEDIAPASVSESQSIAQAPAIVSMPPAEVQRKTPRNNPLATTSSAPLDNAVQHQVVKLTPPPMKAVEPEAMAEMPPENIITLAPDDTFPWRNDMQYLDVAAAEPEAIILTPPPMKTVEPESYAAVEDTLPALPSSTRPVVTPALPPEELPWKNAPPFNTPSLPAPSTERSEVVILKEPDFTDDANIDVVIEDYGSTVPPHTASAPERVVVIKNNESNTEIHSPLATPEDLAIVQAATVDSVTVSDPPRLSQQSRDIIAKTPSGIDTKLVTRTPKPVIIKRTDPAAGNIPQIDVRSHEEMGMKIEIRKADVNVYSYLEQGYENLIAGHEAIAAGYYKEALRAEPENQMALFGLATTYQRMGQIEESRDLYGQLLKANPTHREALNNFMALISNESPQEAIEELEQLETENPDFSPIPAQLGIVYNKIGDHNMAVKKLVRAIELSPDNTSYKYNLAVTLDSMGKSSEAADMYVELIEDYRNGATLPEDIVTIRNRAIFLSNKK
- a CDS encoding type IV pilus twitching motility protein PilT, which gives rise to MEITELLLFTQKNNGSDLHITSNSPPIIRIHGDMMPMKLPPLSADDIKNLIYSIMTEQQRADYERDFEIDFSISFSNNMRFRVNAFNTISGPAAVFRDIPTKILTLDQLGAPEILKKLTKLHKGLILVTGPTGSGKSTTLAAMVDLINSDQPRHILTVEDPVEFVHQSKQSLINQREVGASTKSFARALKSALREDPDVILVGEMRDLETIQLAITAAETGHLVMGTLHTNSAPKTIDRIIDVFPADNQEMIRAMLSESLQAVITQTLLKKADGTGRVAAHEILLATPAIRNLIREAKTPQIASLMQIGSRVGMCTLKDAVYKLVEENVITKADAKSAIAAAGADDSDDNDELTNLAANKTNATTGATPPKATAAAAPAPQRPSQSPRTSSGFGSDNNSF
- a CDS encoding ABC transporter ATP-binding protein, giving the protein MTAPLTINGIHKAFGKNNVLNDISFELREGEIFGLIGLNGAGKTTLIKIILNLLNADKGSASIFNLDSASVEARQKLCYLPEKFQPSRYLKGREFLSFALSYYNKKLDSAKADDMARAFDLRPEMLNSRVGAYSKGMGQKLGLLSAFMADVPFLILDEPMSGLDPSARIKLKRMLLDARKNGASIFFSSHILSDIDEICDRIGIIHGGELIYIGTPQAFKEAYNNASLEIAFLKAIGAEAETNPEAA
- a CDS encoding M23 family metallopeptidase, which translates into the protein MIEKTSTLTGNLLIGCVILFSALIFSSARADETQRKFLPLTSASGGNANSTRQFIPIRSLKREATTIKMIALNGSTANKTWRLSDMKSKATPMQHAMKKEVPDNIKLAMATGRLPRMDDNHTQIPRAGDKQEMIAAALAPVMELHKNAQQAQEDESTDIRDAGKAIAEKLPAAIQDAVDEAIAHVWPVADAHYRISSPYGYRKHPVTGKHSFHAGIDIPAPMGTNVLAAVDGNVAAVGEHPRLGRYVKVTHNDGTYSLYGHLQKWNTQRGKAVKAGDVIGKVGSTGRSTGPHLDFSIRRDGKSFNPMTVLSNILDEKKLALNK
- a CDS encoding PilT/PilU family type 4a pilus ATPase, with the translated sequence MDYKQADILFQMAIEQKASDIYLTYSCPPCLRINDEISPLGDTLLSDEDLDKLLSDIIDEDKLDEFEATMEMNTAINWNDRARFRVNAFKQQQHTAVVIRRIQTDIPTLDSLKLPKAYGQLVMEKRGLVVVVGPTGSGKSTSLAAMLGYRNTYGHGHIITIEDPIEFVHSHQGCIISQRDVGIDTYSYGLALKNALRQCPDVVLIGEIRDRETMEHAVNFSETGHLVLATLHAKNASQAIERIVNFFPEEKHQQLLLNLSLNVRGILSQRLVKKLKGGGRSVVSEVMLNQGLIRNLIEEGKPKEIKEIMEKSRSLGMQTFEQALIDLYRAGEISEEVAIQEADNPANLKLQIRHIKMEKPGATGAESEVTRHHFSIDNGEN
- a CDS encoding quinone-dependent dihydroorotate dehydrogenase translates to MHYYKYLSPVIFRFSPEVAHNLALHALKHGFVPPQRAIDHPALRMQVGGVSFRNPLGLAAGFDKNGEVAAALFDQGFGFIEAGSVTPQPQEGNAKPRMFRLREDEALINRLGFNNEGVDAVKLHLAKQRKRLDKARLSGGALGVNIGKNKTSEDAVADYLSMFDAVSGIADYITVNISSPNTEGLRDLQEASALGQLLDALCNRREQLSVNVPLWLKIAPDLTDEQSEAVAQTVKNYPIDALVISNTTTERPASLIGQHKAEQGGLSGKPLMIPSTARLRLFYKLVGDQIPLVGVGGIASAEDAYAKIRAGASLVQLYTALAYQGFGLVRDINAGLLDLLKQDGYSHIKEAIGAHAK
- a CDS encoding dienelactone hydrolase family protein, whose protein sequence is MTQNIQTLTGSVIKPLSGGRAKKLVVFLHGLGADGEDLISLGQVFGQVLPDAQFVSPNAPEPCDMAPFGFQWFSLQDRAYTAMLAGVEQSAPILNHFLDRQLEILGLHDEDMALIGFSQGTMMALYTALRRPQCCAAVVGYSGALIAPEMLGAEIVSRPPVCLIHGEDDPVVTFEAMDAAKQGLEAANVSVEAHARQGLEHGIDPEGITIAGEFLKKHLM